Proteins from a single region of Bdellovibrio bacteriovorus HD100:
- the ndk gene encoding nucleoside-diphosphate kinase produces the protein MSIEQTFSIIKPNAMKKNAIGDIVSMFEANGLKIAAAKITVLTTAKAEEFYAEHKARPFFGELVSFMTSGPVMLMCLQGEGAVLKNREIMGATDPKKANPGTVRAKFGDNVGENAVHGSDSPESAARELALFFEKHEICNV, from the coding sequence ATGTCTATCGAACAAACATTCTCTATCATCAAACCAAATGCCATGAAGAAAAACGCTATCGGCGATATCGTGAGCATGTTTGAAGCTAACGGCCTGAAAATCGCTGCTGCGAAAATCACCGTTCTTACAACTGCAAAAGCTGAAGAGTTCTACGCTGAACACAAAGCACGCCCATTCTTCGGTGAGCTTGTGTCCTTCATGACTTCCGGTCCGGTTATGTTGATGTGTCTTCAGGGTGAAGGCGCAGTTTTGAAAAACCGCGAAATCATGGGTGCTACGGACCCTAAAAAAGCAAACCCAGGCACAGTTCGCGCGAAATTCGGCGACAACGTGGGTGAAAACGCAGTTCACGGTTCTGACTCTCCAGAGTCTGCAGCTCGTGAATTGGCTTTGTTCTTCGAAAAACACGAAATCTGCAACGTTTAA
- a CDS encoding class I SAM-dependent RNA methyltransferase → MSAKSNQRGAKAPLLGSKIKLNIEKLAIGGAGVARHEGMVVFVPQAAPNEEILAEITLVKKNFMEARVVEILTASPHRREPPCPVAHTCGGCNWQHITEEEQRRQKHTLVLETIKKFNRDLEFNYLPIQPSPRVLRYRNRIQPKFKNGRFGFFARNSHQIVETMDCLITEETLTDKFAEVKAWAEKKNAKDLQRLEMYIAEEGDVRYGLITDEDDGIGFSQVNRFQNEDLLRTALDWAGDGPYKKVYDLYAGAGNFTFPLAAKYAGSEIIGVELNPKLVERARSKITDKRMTYFMSDVETYMRRASIGKDDLVVLDPPRAGASEYTMQTLAAAQPRKIIYISCHPVSLARDLNWFFAQTQKLGIKYKLDRVQTFEMFPQTDHVETIAELRVDS, encoded by the coding sequence ATGTCTGCGAAATCAAACCAAAGGGGAGCGAAAGCTCCCCTTCTTGGTTCCAAGATCAAACTGAATATTGAAAAACTCGCCATTGGCGGTGCTGGAGTCGCTCGACACGAGGGCATGGTTGTCTTCGTTCCTCAAGCAGCGCCCAATGAAGAAATCCTGGCGGAAATCACTCTGGTAAAAAAGAACTTCATGGAAGCCCGCGTGGTCGAAATTCTGACGGCCAGCCCCCATCGTCGTGAACCACCCTGCCCGGTGGCGCACACTTGCGGCGGCTGCAACTGGCAGCACATCACCGAGGAAGAACAGCGCCGTCAAAAACACACGCTGGTTCTGGAAACGATCAAAAAGTTCAACCGGGATCTGGAATTCAACTATCTTCCCATCCAACCAAGTCCGCGTGTGCTGCGCTATCGCAACCGCATTCAGCCGAAATTCAAAAACGGCCGCTTCGGTTTCTTTGCGCGCAATTCCCACCAGATCGTGGAAACGATGGACTGCCTGATCACGGAAGAAACTCTGACCGATAAATTTGCCGAGGTGAAGGCCTGGGCCGAAAAGAAAAATGCGAAAGATCTTCAGCGTCTTGAGATGTACATCGCCGAAGAAGGTGATGTGCGCTATGGCCTGATCACTGACGAAGATGACGGCATCGGTTTTTCTCAAGTGAATCGCTTTCAGAACGAGGACCTGCTGCGCACGGCTTTGGACTGGGCGGGCGACGGTCCGTACAAAAAAGTTTATGACCTGTATGCCGGTGCCGGGAACTTCACCTTCCCTCTGGCGGCAAAATACGCCGGCTCGGAAATCATTGGTGTGGAACTCAACCCGAAGCTCGTGGAGCGGGCTCGTTCCAAAATCACCGACAAGCGCATGACCTACTTCATGTCGGATGTGGAAACCTACATGCGCCGGGCCAGCATTGGAAAAGACGATCTGGTGGTCCTGGATCCTCCTCGGGCCGGAGCCAGCGAATACACCATGCAGACCCTCGCCGCCGCCCAGCCACGCAAGATCATCTACATCAGCTGCCACCCAGTGTCTTTGGCGCGGGATCTTAACTGGTTCTTTGCTCAGACGCAGAAACTAGGCATCAAGTACAAGCTCGACCGGGTGCAGACTTTCGAGATGTTCCCGCAGACGGATCATGTGGAAACTATTGCGGAACTCAGGGTTGACTCTTAG
- a CDS encoding tetratricopeptide repeat protein codes for MRKWILALCALTMLGCASRSAQEKQKAELHLRLGVAHIETGAYPYALQELLKAQELDPKNPVIQNNLGQVYFFRDRLDLAEKHLRQALSLEPRYSDARNNLGRVLIEAGRYADAEKEIQLVLNDLTYGNPEKAYINLGLVKFNQKEYAAARTSFGKVMDSQTDDCIANTYYGRTFFEEKDYGRAAEALDRAIGFCQKNLYDEPHYYSALSYYRLGEKSKSVARFEELIKYYPTGKYRDKAKGMLSLIRKGH; via the coding sequence ATGCGTAAATGGATTCTCGCTCTGTGCGCCCTGACGATGCTGGGTTGTGCCAGCCGGTCGGCACAGGAAAAACAAAAAGCCGAACTTCATCTTCGATTGGGTGTTGCCCATATCGAGACTGGTGCTTATCCCTATGCCTTGCAGGAGCTGCTGAAGGCGCAGGAACTGGATCCCAAAAATCCCGTCATTCAAAACAATCTGGGTCAGGTCTATTTCTTCCGCGATCGTCTGGATCTGGCCGAAAAACATCTGCGCCAGGCTTTGAGTCTTGAACCCCGCTATTCTGATGCACGCAACAACCTGGGCCGCGTGCTGATTGAAGCCGGTCGTTATGCCGATGCTGAAAAAGAAATCCAGCTGGTGCTGAATGATCTGACTTATGGAAATCCGGAAAAAGCCTACATCAATCTGGGCCTGGTTAAGTTCAATCAGAAAGAATATGCAGCCGCCCGCACCTCTTTTGGCAAGGTCATGGACTCTCAAACGGATGACTGCATCGCCAACACCTACTATGGCCGTACGTTCTTTGAAGAAAAGGACTATGGTCGGGCTGCCGAAGCCCTGGATCGCGCTATCGGATTCTGCCAGAAGAATCTGTATGATGAGCCTCACTACTACAGCGCGCTTTCCTACTATCGTCTGGGCGAGAAATCAAAATCCGTCGCCCGCTTTGAAGAGTTGATAAAATACTATCCCACCGGTAAGTATCGCGACAAAGCCAAGGGAATGCTCAGTTTGATTCGAAAGGGACATTAA
- a CDS encoding helix-turn-helix domain-containing protein, protein MKKTGELLKKAREEKGLSLHEIGLSLKISSKVLKAIEEGDETQLPAKTFLRGFVQSYANFLHLNSDQVLEVFYEEMGSTKPKPYIRQTEEPKAAGTTTESETKPAGAATEGTAEAAAPAPEATVTPIRKTPPPTSSNHGMQSLKENKNTKTYIILGLGVILVGLILFTKKMIDKYSKEAEVPSAEVAQTMEGATPVVVDTTIDGGTLTEVDPNATPGPLGNLTTAPTPAATVSSTATPAASPTSAVSTPVTAATPAASPTATPKPTATPSPAPTATPSPTPVASPSPTPTPTPKPESGKPVELIVEALDSVEIEYSAPNGKPQKIRLSAEQVHTFKSKSGLKINFSNGGAVNLILNGKEVGIPGDLGKPIRLSY, encoded by the coding sequence ATGAAAAAGACCGGAGAACTTCTAAAAAAAGCCCGCGAGGAAAAAGGCCTCTCCCTGCACGAAATTGGTCTTTCTTTGAAAATCAGCAGCAAGGTTCTTAAAGCCATCGAAGAGGGTGATGAAACCCAATTGCCGGCAAAGACCTTTCTGCGCGGCTTTGTACAGAGCTATGCCAACTTCCTGCACCTGAACTCAGATCAGGTTCTTGAAGTCTTCTACGAGGAAATGGGTTCAACAAAACCCAAACCTTACATCCGCCAGACAGAAGAACCCAAAGCAGCGGGAACAACAACCGAATCAGAAACAAAACCGGCAGGTGCGGCAACTGAAGGCACTGCGGAAGCAGCAGCTCCGGCTCCGGAAGCCACTGTCACGCCGATTCGCAAAACCCCGCCGCCAACCAGTTCCAACCACGGCATGCAGTCCCTGAAAGAAAATAAGAACACCAAAACCTACATCATTCTGGGTCTGGGTGTTATTCTGGTGGGCCTGATTTTGTTCACGAAAAAAATGATCGACAAATATTCCAAGGAAGCCGAGGTTCCAAGTGCGGAAGTCGCGCAGACCATGGAAGGGGCCACTCCGGTTGTGGTCGACACCACCATTGATGGCGGCACTTTGACTGAAGTGGATCCCAATGCCACTCCGGGCCCGCTGGGCAACCTGACGACCGCTCCAACACCAGCAGCGACCGTGTCCTCCACTGCAACTCCCGCAGCGTCTCCGACTTCGGCAGTTTCAACGCCGGTGACTGCAGCAACTCCTGCGGCGTCTCCGACTGCAACTCCGAAACCGACGGCGACTCCCAGTCCTGCTCCGACCGCAACTCCGTCCCCGACACCAGTGGCGTCACCAAGTCCGACGCCCACTCCGACTCCAAAACCTGAGTCCGGCAAACCCGTGGAGCTGATCGTGGAGGCTTTGGATTCAGTCGAAATTGAATACTCCGCTCCGAACGGAAAACCGCAAAAGATCCGTCTGTCTGCTGAGCAGGTTCACACCTTCAAAAGCAAAAGCGGTCTGAAGATCAATTTCTCCAACGGTGGCGCTGTGAATCTGATTTTGAACGGAAAAGAAGTCGGCATTCCGGGTGACCTTGGCAAACCCATCCGCTTGAGCTACTAG
- a CDS encoding ArnT family glycosyltransferase: MKDLFRIWWISLLVKLVLSALIPLSADEAYYWVWAQRPQLSYFDHPPLVSWLFYLGHFLEPFMNAVRWPAVILGHGLLAVWFYILKDKIDFDKIKVWTYLVLFSPLLGFGSLIVTPDLPVMFFWSLAILLALQALDKKALSSYIWLGVALGLGFCSKYHIVLFVPCLLVYLTAEKRWKDVRWNGVLLTLVSGLIFCTPVLLWNYQNDFASFEFQIKHGLEKSSYNPEWTLSYILGQILIVFPLIFWAALRAKVPKDLRWLFYFGWGPLLFFLFTSFRALVEANWPIIAYPAILALALFHPKVQKWTKVYVIFWGAIVAVVLATLFTPSLRKLSDKVEEPYVFQELSSVAKEVSPLYASSYQMAASLWYFSKVPVFKLKGISRYDFFDTLPEAEPQGKVFYLVKRERNGLPKWISEQQWQMKEIRKISPDFVLLEFTRP; this comes from the coding sequence TTGAAAGATCTATTCCGCATCTGGTGGATCAGCCTTCTGGTAAAACTTGTTCTGTCAGCACTCATCCCCTTGAGTGCTGATGAGGCCTACTACTGGGTGTGGGCCCAGCGCCCCCAGCTGAGCTACTTCGACCATCCCCCTCTGGTTTCCTGGCTTTTTTATCTTGGACACTTTCTTGAACCTTTCATGAACGCCGTGCGCTGGCCGGCGGTGATTCTGGGTCACGGGCTTTTGGCTGTGTGGTTCTATATCCTGAAGGACAAGATCGATTTTGATAAAATCAAAGTTTGGACCTATCTGGTGCTGTTCTCCCCGCTTCTGGGGTTTGGCTCTTTGATCGTAACTCCGGATCTGCCGGTGATGTTCTTTTGGTCATTGGCGATTTTACTGGCTCTGCAGGCTCTCGACAAAAAAGCTCTTTCCAGCTACATCTGGCTGGGAGTGGCGTTAGGCCTGGGGTTCTGTTCCAAGTATCACATCGTTCTTTTCGTGCCGTGTCTGCTGGTGTATCTGACGGCAGAGAAGCGCTGGAAGGATGTGCGCTGGAATGGGGTTTTGCTGACTCTTGTGTCCGGTCTGATCTTCTGCACACCGGTTCTGTTGTGGAATTATCAGAATGACTTTGCTTCGTTTGAATTCCAAATCAAACACGGCTTGGAAAAAAGCTCTTACAACCCGGAATGGACCCTTTCCTACATCCTTGGGCAAATCCTGATCGTGTTCCCCCTGATCTTCTGGGCTGCTTTGCGGGCAAAAGTTCCCAAGGACCTGCGCTGGTTGTTCTATTTCGGCTGGGGTCCATTGCTGTTCTTCCTGTTCACTTCCTTCCGCGCTTTGGTGGAAGCCAACTGGCCGATCATCGCTTATCCGGCGATCCTGGCATTGGCGCTATTCCATCCGAAGGTGCAAAAGTGGACAAAAGTTTACGTGATCTTCTGGGGCGCGATTGTCGCCGTGGTGCTGGCAACCTTGTTCACACCGTCCTTGCGCAAGCTCAGTGACAAAGTCGAAGAGCCTTATGTCTTCCAAGAACTGAGCAGCGTGGCCAAAGAAGTGAGTCCACTTTACGCCAGCAGCTATCAAATGGCGGCCTCACTTTGGTATTTCAGCAAAGTTCCGGTGTTTAAGCTCAAGGGAATCAGCCGTTATGACTTCTTTGACACACTCCCGGAAGCCGAGCCGCAGGGCAAAGTTTTTTATTTAGTGAAGCGCGAGAGAAATGGTTTACCAAAGTGGATTTCCGAACAACAATGGCAGATGAAAGAGATTCGAAAAATCTCTCCTGACTTTGTCCTGTTGGAATTCACAAGACCATGA
- a CDS encoding CehA/McbA family metallohydrolase domain-containing protein: MKVIATLSFLLVTFFLYGFYLNQYELAVVPPQITSQHSSRNLYDYKGVLNVHTDLSSGSATSSFVITSAKLANLDFIFFTDYNVFNIPTTFESYHGNLLVFNAGKYSYLDSRLIYYSLNQESIGANLGDAQVKLSDLLSQKTGASKDTLTILAHPYKAGYSWSGEIPSGLDGFELLNMKSLINRAWAESKISTIWSLLIYPFNPRLAFVRLYTEPTDEIALLNKLSQQRKVVVYAGTEASARAIPLANYFIRFPSYKRSFEFMSNHVLLKSELTGSFNSDRTKIFNAIKNGSFYIALDTLGDPKGFSATIEDGNHSHMMGSEVKFSKNMSLKVILPAKPQDFFEIMIIKDGEVVARKNDPEPVFEIKEPGTYRVQVRVSPMLPIPDAKKWITWIYTNPFYVRP, from the coding sequence ATGAAAGTAATTGCAACTCTTTCTTTTTTGCTGGTGACCTTCTTCTTGTACGGATTTTATCTGAATCAGTACGAACTGGCTGTGGTACCACCACAAATCACCTCACAACACTCCTCAAGAAATCTGTATGACTACAAAGGTGTGCTGAATGTGCACACCGATCTGTCCAGCGGTTCGGCGACTTCCAGCTTTGTCATCACTTCAGCAAAACTGGCCAATCTGGATTTTATCTTCTTCACCGATTACAACGTTTTTAATATCCCGACGACGTTTGAATCCTACCACGGAAATCTGCTGGTCTTTAACGCCGGCAAGTACAGCTATCTGGATTCCCGTTTGATTTACTATTCGCTGAATCAAGAAAGCATCGGGGCCAACCTGGGTGATGCCCAGGTGAAACTGTCGGATCTGTTGTCGCAGAAAACCGGCGCCAGCAAAGACACACTGACGATTTTGGCCCACCCTTACAAGGCGGGTTACTCCTGGTCTGGAGAGATTCCTTCAGGCCTTGATGGGTTTGAGCTGCTGAACATGAAAAGTCTGATCAACCGCGCCTGGGCTGAGTCCAAGATCTCCACCATCTGGAGCCTTTTGATTTACCCTTTCAATCCGCGCCTGGCCTTCGTTCGGCTTTACACTGAACCCACGGATGAAATCGCACTGTTAAACAAACTCAGCCAGCAGCGCAAAGTGGTTGTCTATGCCGGAACAGAAGCCTCGGCCCGCGCGATTCCTCTGGCAAATTACTTCATTCGCTTCCCCAGTTATAAACGCAGCTTTGAATTCATGAGCAATCACGTGCTGCTAAAGTCCGAATTGACCGGAAGCTTCAACAGTGACCGCACCAAGATCTTCAATGCCATTAAAAACGGAAGCTTCTATATCGCGCTGGATACTTTAGGGGATCCAAAAGGCTTCTCAGCCACTATCGAAGATGGCAATCACAGCCACATGATGGGCTCCGAGGTGAAGTTCAGTAAAAACATGAGCCTGAAAGTGATTCTTCCGGCAAAGCCCCAGGACTTTTTTGAAATCATGATCATCAAAGACGGTGAAGTGGTCGCAAGAAAGAACGATCCAGAGCCGGTCTTTGAAATCAAAGAGCCGGGAACTTATCGAGTGCAGGTGCGGGTCAGTCCGATGCTGCCCATCCCGGACGCGAAAAAATGGATCACGTGGATTTACACCAATCCATTCTATGTCCGCCCTTAA
- a CDS encoding 2Fe-2S iron-sulfur cluster-binding protein, whose product MGLFQLKSVPVKEFLTVSSKSGKIISFLPENIDVSVSQKDHSVLAVAIRAKVPLNHTCGGNATCGTCRVLVVKGLEKLPPRNELEQEMAEDRGFQPFERLACQIEPVDGLTVEIPLSDD is encoded by the coding sequence ATGGGGCTGTTTCAACTAAAGAGTGTCCCCGTGAAGGAGTTCCTGACTGTGTCATCCAAGTCTGGAAAAATTATAAGCTTTTTGCCCGAAAATATTGATGTCTCAGTGAGTCAAAAGGATCATTCTGTTTTGGCTGTGGCCATCCGGGCGAAGGTGCCGCTGAATCACACCTGTGGCGGAAATGCGACCTGTGGGACGTGCCGGGTTTTGGTGGTGAAGGGCCTTGAGAAGCTGCCTCCGCGCAACGAGCTGGAGCAGGAGATGGCCGAAGACCGGGGGTTTCAGCCATTTGAGCGTCTGGCCTGTCAGATCGAGCCAGTGGACGGGCTCACCGTCGAGATTCCACTTTCAGATGATTAA
- a CDS encoding 3'-5' exonuclease, with protein sequence MRFIAFDLETTGTVPGVDQIVEIGAVRFIDGQPEAIFATLIDPLRPIPPGASAVNGISDDMVKGKPLIDTILPAFAEFCGEDVLVAHNAPFDSQFLIADIKKHETTAPRGVILDSLPIARKVFPGLPNYKLGTLVQHLKIPTSNFHRAEEDATYLGHMFSQMMKRISIGGQAPQVGNLIALTGKPELRFPQIVRQPKQMDFFGGL encoded by the coding sequence ATGAGATTCATAGCTTTTGACTTAGAGACCACTGGTACAGTTCCTGGAGTAGATCAAATCGTAGAAATCGGGGCCGTTCGTTTTATCGATGGCCAGCCCGAGGCGATCTTTGCCACTTTGATTGACCCACTTCGCCCTATCCCACCGGGAGCTTCGGCGGTGAACGGTATCTCTGATGATATGGTTAAAGGCAAACCCCTGATCGACACCATCCTGCCGGCCTTTGCAGAGTTCTGCGGTGAGGATGTGCTGGTGGCGCACAATGCGCCTTTTGACTCCCAGTTCCTGATTGCTGACATTAAAAAGCATGAAACCACAGCTCCTCGTGGAGTGATTCTGGACAGCTTGCCAATCGCGCGTAAGGTCTTCCCAGGTCTTCCGAACTACAAACTGGGAACTTTGGTTCAGCATTTGAAAATCCCGACTTCCAACTTCCACCGCGCTGAAGAAGATGCAACTTATCTGGGCCACATGTTCAGCCAGATGATGAAAAGAATCTCTATCGGCGGCCAGGCACCTCAGGTCGGAAATCTGATCGCCCTGACCGGCAAACCAGAACTGCGTTTCCCGCAGATCGTGCGCCAGCCAAAACAAATGGACTTCTTCGGAGGTCTTTAA